The Pseudorasbora parva isolate DD20220531a unplaced genomic scaffold, ASM2467924v1 scaffold_31, whole genome shotgun sequence genome has a window encoding:
- the LOC137065793 gene encoding alpha-2-macroglobulin-like encodes MAGREVCVWKGLLLALFLFAVDGQKRPLFMVMFPAVTESGSDAKLCASLLQPQESLTMTVSLLDDTNSTTQLVQQVSSKPFHRCFCFQAPRVDGESVQKLKVEVQGSVFRATEERKVMFRRYLPLTFIQTDKAIYNPGQTVNFRVVTMDAKFVPLDQMYNLVAVEDNHNNRIGQWTNVSSTGWILQLSHKLNPEAQIGMYTLKAFIGDQMTSHVFEVKKYVLPKFDVTVNIPQTYSVADVGLKVEACAKYTYGQPVPGQVLVEVCREPFPYVVVPGVSRRCLAQTAQMNATGCAVLAVATSVFFGTALENDMQDTFLVNVTVTEEGTAVVMSKSATVSITFEVGKVTFVDIPDYFEPGLTINGKLSVSRFDGTPIGSKAVYLLDGNSWPNKLLLNLTTNQNGLATFSLNTANLPKADLNLVASVTPVVGYGYKSPYFTTDTRVVQLLRPVSPDNPSFSELTIVTLEQPLKCGAVFPVTVKYSFVGETGDYSADIVYMVLSRGVIVLHGFQRVRASASNTVTSGSVSFQLSVSVAMAPAVQILVYCVLPSENVVAATVSFETERCFQNQVSLRFSPATAVPAEGNVLTVSAQAGSLCGLSAVDQSVRILEPGRRLSAEMVFDLLPVRSLSGYPYSVEDEPCFGFPPRRAVEAAVGRIYPPYTVPTNQAYTAFKSLGMKIATNLAVRAPPCRLYSRFPDASAGGDASSSDVTIRTYFPETWFWQLAQVGATGSTQVPLTVPDTITTWETEAFCLSSIGFGLAPPTLLTVFQPFFLELSLPYSIVRGESFDLKATVFSYLSKCIMVKVTPASSTNFTLTEYPDPYSSCLCANGRKTFKWVLSASVLGTVNVTVNASAEPSRTRCGTEAVTVPSRGRVDVVTRSLLVLPEGVERTNTQSWLLCPKGSVLSEDVTVTLPRNVIEGSARCSVSVLGDIMGRALKNLDGLLQMPSGCGEQNMIILAPNIYVLLYLKVTGQLTAAIRETATGYLRIGYQGQLNYRHEDGSYSTFGHDESNTWLTAFVLRSFGLAGQFIFIDPNVLQTAKDWLISKQRSDGCFMQQGTLYHSDMKGGVGDHVTMTGYVVASLLELGVPATDPVITNALSCLRPVIGNLGNTYATALLAYTFSLAGETTTRSQLLTTLDNLAISEGTKLHWSQTTSGDTLAVEISAYVLLAVLAVQPLTTANLGYANRIVNWLVTQQNPYGGFSSTQDTVVALHALSVYAVQVFSLDGFSTVTVQSSVVGGDSYSFTVNRDNRLLYQEKPLKNVPGKYSVKASGSNCVSVQIACFYNIPTPVKVTRTLSVEAAVKGDCQRLGANLKLNFIVTYNGVKASTNMVIVDIKLLSGFTADTSPLGSPPQSFAPLVERVDADDDHVLVYLKEVPQGVPMSYTLRLNQVLAVKNLKPAVINIYDYYQPSDAFETTYTSPCP; translated from the exons ATGGCGGGGAGGGAGGTTTGTGTTTGGAAAGGGCTCCTTTTAGCTCTATTCCTCTTTGCTGTCGATGGACAGAAAAGGCC ATTATTTATGGTGATGTTCCCTGCAGTGACAGAGTCTGGGTCTGATGCCAAATTGTGTGCAAGTCTTCTGCAACCGCAAGAGAGTCTTACAATGACCGTTTCTCTGCTTGATGACACAAACAGCACGACTCAACTTGTGCAGCAGGTTTCTTCTAAGCCATTTCACCGCTGCTTTTGTTTCCAG GCTCCTAGAGTAGATGGAGAATCTGTGCAGAAGCTGAAGGTGGAAGTTCAAGGGAGTGTCTTCAGAGCGACCGAAGAGAGGAAAGTCATGTTCAGACGTTACCTGCCTTTGACCTTCATCCAAACAGACAAAGCCATCTACAATCCAGGACAAACAG TGAATTTCAGAGTTGTCACCATGGATGCTAAATTTGTGCCTCTTGATCAGATG TACAATCTGGTGGCGGTGGAG GACAATCATAATAACCGGATTGGCCAGTGGACTAACGTTTCCTCAACGGGGTGGATCTTGCAGCTTTCTCACAAGTTAAACCCAGAGGCTCAGATAGGGATGTATACACTAAAGGCTTTTATTGGTGACCAAATGACCTCCCATGTTTTTGAGGTGAAAAAATATG TTTTGCCGAAGTTTGATGTGACCGTAAACATCCCACAGACGTACAGCGTTGCTGATGTGGGACTGAAAGTTGAGGCTTGTGCCAA ATACACATATGGCCAACCTGTACCTGGTCAAGTGTTGGTGGAAGTGTGTCGTGAGCCATTTCCATATGTTGTGGTTCCTGGGGTGAGCCGTCGTTGCCTGGCTCAAACTGCACAG ATGAATGCTACTGGCTGTGCTGTCCTTGCTGTCGCTACATCAGTGTTTTTTGGCACTGCGCTTGAAAATGATATGCAAGACACATTTCTTGTAAATGTGACCGTCACTGAGGAGGGAACAG ctGTAGTGATGTCAAAATCTGCAACGGTGTCCATTACATTTGAAGTCGGCAAGGTCACGTTTGTGGACATCCCAGATTATTTTGAACCTGGATTAACGATTAATGGAAAG CTATCAGTGTCTCGTTTTGATGGCACCCCAATTGGAAGCAAAGCTGTGTATCTCCTGGATGGTAACAGCTGGCCAAACAAACTGCTGCTGAATCTGACCACAAACCAGAACGGACTGGCCACGTTCTCCCTCAACACTGCTAATCTTCCAAAAGCTGATCTCAATCTGGTG GCGagtgtgactccagtggttggTTATGGTTACAAATCCCCATACTTCACTACAGATACGAGGGTTGTTCAACTTCTCCGACCCGTTTCTCCTGACAACCCATCATTTAGTGAACTGACTATAGTGACACTCGAGCAGCCACTCAAATGTGGTGCTGTGTTTCCAGTGACCGTGAAGTATTCTTTTGTTGGAGAGACTGGCGACTACAGCGCTGATATCGTCTATATG GTCCTGTCCAGAGGCGTGATTGTCCTCCATGGATTTCAGAGAGTCAGAGCAAGCGCTTCTAATACTGTCACGAGTGGCTCGGTGTCGTTCCAACTGTCTGTCAGTGTCGCTATGGCTCCAGCAGTGCAGATTCTGGTCTACTGCGTTCTGCCCAGTGAGAATGTAGTTGCAGCTACGGTGTCTTTTGAGACGGAAAGGTGTTTCCAAAACCAG GTGTCTCTACGGTTCTCTCCTGCTACAGCTGTTCCTGCTGAGGGAAATGTTCTGACGGTCTCTGCTCAAGCAGGCTCTCTGTGTGGCCTTAGTGCTGTAGATCAGAGCGTCCGGATCTTGGAGCCAGGAAGACGCCTGAGTGCTGAAATG GTGTTTGACTTGCTCCCAGTGCGCTCACTATCAGGTTACCCGTACAGTGTTGAGGATGAACCATGTTTTGGTTTTCCACCCCGTCGAGCTGTTGAGGCTGCTGTAGGGAGGATTTATCCTCCCTACACTGTTCCTACAAATCAAGCCTACACAGCATTCAAG AGCCTGGGAATGAAGATCGCAACAAATCTTGCTGTACGAGCCCCTCCATGCCGGCTGTATTCTCGCTTTCCAGATG caaGTGCTGGAGGCGACGCTTCCTCTTCTGATGTGACCATCAGGACTTACTTTCCAGAAACCTGGTTCTGGCAGCTTGCTCAAGTGGG AGCCACTGGATCCACACAAGTTCCCCTCACTGTTCCTGACACCATCACCACATGGGAGACTGAGGCGTTCTGCCTGTCCTCAATAGGTTTCGGTCTGGCTCCTCCCACTCTGCTGACGGTCTTCCAGCCCTTCTTCCTGGAGCTCTCCCTGCCATACTCTATAGTCCGTGGGGAGTCTTTTGATCTGAAGGCCACGGTCTTCAGCTATCTGTCCAAGTGTATCATG GTTAAAGTGACTCCAGCTTCATCCACAAACTTCACTCTTACAGAATATCCTGATCCGTACTCATCCTGTCTTTGTGCCAATGGGAGAAAGACCTTCAAATGGGTTCTCTCAGCTTCTGTTCTCG GAACGGTCAATGTGACGGTCAACGCTTCAGCCGAGCCATCCCGCACTCGATGTGGCACTGAGGCAGTGACCGTGCCGTCCAGAGGACGCGTTGACGTTGTCACTCGAAGTCTACTTGTCCTG CCTGAAGGAGTTGAAAGGACAAACACCCAGAGTTGGTTACTGTGTCCAAAGG GAAGCGTTCTTTCTGAAGACGTGACTGTGACACTTCCGAGAAATGTAATTGAGGGATCAGCCAGATGCTCCGTTTCAGTCCTTG GGGATATAATGGGTCGTGCACTGAAGAATCTAGATGGGTTGTTACAGATGCCTTCTGGCTGTGGAGAACAGAATATGATCATTCTTGCTCCCAATATTTACGTCCTGCTGTACCTGAAGGTCACGGGGCAACTCACTGCAGCCATTCGAGAGACCGCCACAGGCTACCTTCGAATCG GATATCAAGGACAACTGAACTACAGACACGAGGATGGTTCATACAGCACCTTCGGTCATGACGAATCCAATACATG GTTGACTGCCTTTGTCCTGAGGTCTTTTGGTCTAGCGGGGCAATTCATCTTCATTGATCCAAATGTCCTGCAGACTGCAAAGGATTGGTTGATCAGCAAGCAGCGTTCAGATGGCTGTTTCATGCAACAGGGAACTCTGTACCACAGTGACATGAAG GGGGGAGTTGGCGACCACGTGACCATGACTGGCTACGTTGTGGCGTCATTGCTTGAATTAGGCGTCCCTGCCACG GATCCCGTCATTACCAACGCTCTGTCCTGCTTGAGGCCTGTCATTGGGAACCTGGGAAACACTTATGCCACGGCTCTGCTTGCCTACACCTTCAGTCTAGCTGGAGAGACCACCACTCGATCTCAGCTTTTAACTACCTTGGACAACCTTGCCATTTCTGAAG GCACTAAGCTCCATTGGTCCCAGACGACATCTGGTGATACTCTAGCGGTTGAGATCAGCGCTTACGTGCTGTTAGCGGTTCTCGCTGTTCAGCCTCTCACGACGGCTAATCTGGGCTATGCTAACCGCATTGTCAACTGGCTGGTGACCCAGCAGAATCCCTATGGAGGCTTCTCCTCGACACAG GACACTGTGGTGGCTCTTCATGCCCTGTCTGTGTACGCTGTTCAAGTGTTTAGTTTGGACGGCTTCAGCACCGTTACTGTACAGTCCTCAGTGGTAGGAGGAGACTCTTATAGTTTCACCGTGAATCGGGATAACAGGCTGCTGTATCAGGAGAAACCGCTGAAGAACGTTCCTGGCAAATATAGTGTTAAAGCCTCAGGATCCAACTGTGTGTCTGTGCAG ATTGCATGTTTCTACAACATCCCAACACCCGTTAAAGTCACCAGGACACTGAGTGTTGAAGCGGCGGTTAAGGGAGACTGCCAAAGGCTTGGAGCCAATCTCAAGTTGAACTTCATAGTGAC ATACAACGGTGTAAAAGCAAGCACTAACATGGTTATCGTGGACATTAAGCTCCTGTCAGGCTTCACAGCAGATACGTCACCG CTTGGATCTCCACCCCAGTCGTTTGCTCCGCTAGTGGAGCGTGTTGACGCAGATGATGATCATGTCCTAGTGTATCTGAAAGAG GTTCCCCAAGGAGTCCCCATGAGCTACACTCTTCGGCTGAACCAGGTTCTTGCAGTGAAAAATCTCAAGCCAGCAGTCATCAACATTTATGACTACTATCAGCCAA GTGATGCGTTTGAGACCACCTACACGTCACCCTGTCCATGA
- the LOC137065774 gene encoding alpha-2-macroglobulin-like, with translation MGTVTKLKVVSTDASTRGWRALHEGKPISGLWTETEKRLHINCLEMKAVALSLRAFLPHIKNHHVLVRTDNMSVVAYINRQGGLRSHSLHHMAKHLLLWAEHNLSSLRAAHVPVSLQAPRLVGESVQKLKVEVQGSVFRVTKERKTNPSTIQDKRDNHNNRIGQWTNVSSTGWILQLSHKLNPEAQIGMYTIKAFIGDRMISHVFVVKKYVLPKFDVTANTPQTYSVAAVGLKVEACAKYTYGQPVPGQVLVEVCREPFSYVAVPGVTRRCLNKTAQMNATVCAVLVVDTSVFFGTTLENYMQVTLLVNVTVTEEGTDVVMSKSAMVSITFEVGKVTFVDLQDYFEPGLTNNGKVNVSLVAEAFKLVPLPNLGHLYQISVSRFDGTPIASKAVYLLDGTSWPNKLLLNLTTNQNGLATISLNTANLPKADLNLVVSVTPVDGYGYKSPYFTTDTRVVQLTIVTLEQPLKCGAVFPVTVKYSFFGETGDYSADIVYMVLSRGVIVLHGFQRVRASASNTVTSGSVSFQLSVSVAMAPAVQILVYCVLPSENVVAATVSFETERCFQNQVSLRFSPATAFTAEGNVLTVSAQAGSLCGLSAVDQSVRILEPGRRLRDIMGRALKNLDELLQMPSGCGEQNMIILAPNIYVLLYLKDTVVALHALSVYAAQVFSLDSSSTVTVQSSVVGGDSYSLTVNRDNRLLYQEKPLKNFPGKYSVKASGSVQIACFYNIPTPVKVTRTLSVEAAVKGDCQRLGANLKLNFIVKYNGVKASTNMVIVDIKLLSGFTADTSPLGSPPQSFAPLVERVDADDDHVLVYLKEVPQGVPMSYTLRLNQVLAVKNLKPAVINIYDYYQPSDAFETTYTSPCP, from the exons ATGGGCACGGTTACGAAGTTGAAAGTGGTCTCGACAGATGCCTCCACTCGAGGGTGGAGAGCCCTACACGAGGGCAAGCCGATCTCTGGcctgtggacagaaacagagaaacggctgcacataaactgtctagagatgaaagcggtcgccttatcgctgagagccttccttccacatataaagaaccaccacgtcttggttcGTACAGACAACATGTCGGTGGTAGCGTATATAAATCGCCAGGGCGGCCTGCGATCACATTCTCTTCACCACATggcgaagcatctccttttatgggcagagcacaacctgagctccctgagggcggctcacgtgccag TTTCTCTGCAGGCTCCTCGACTAgttggagaatctgtgcagaAGCTGAAGGTGGAAGTTCAAGGGAGTGTCTTCAGAGTGACCAAAGAGAGGAAA ACAAACCCATCTACAATCCAGGACAAACGG GACAATCATAATAACCGGATTGGCCAGTGGACAAACGTTTCCTCAACGGGGTGGATCTTGCAGCTTTCTCACAAGTTAAACCCAGAGGCTCAGATAGGGATGTATACAATAAAGGCTTTTATTGGTGACAGAATGATCTCCCATGTTTTTGTGGTGAAAAAATATG TTTTGCCCAAGTTTGATGTTACCGCAAACACCCCACAGACGTACAGCGTTGCCGCTGTGGGACTGAAAGTTGAGGCTTGTGCCAA ATACACGTATGGCCAACCTGTACCTGGTCAAGTGCTGGTGGAAGTGTGCCGTGAGCCATTTTCATATGTTGCGGTGCCTGGCGTTACCCGCCGTTGCCTGAATAAAACTGCACAG ATGAATGCTACAGTCTGTGCTGTCCTTGTTGTCGACACATCAGTGTTTTTTGGCACTACGCTTGAAAATTATATGCAAGTCACACTACTTGTAAATGTGACCGTCACTGAGGAGGGAACAG ATGTAGTGATGTCAAAATCTGCAATGGTGTCCATTACATTTGAAGTTGGCAAGGTCACGTTTGTGGACCTCCAAGATTATTTTGAACCTGGATTAACAAATAATGGAAAGGTAAATGTCTCCCTGGTTGCAGAAGCCTTTAAATTGGTTCCCCTTCCTAACCTTGGTCATTTGTACCAGATATCCGTGTCTCGTTTCGATGGGACCCCAATTGCAAGTAAAGCTGTGTATCTCCTGGATGGTACCAGCTGGCCAAACAAACTGCTGCTGAATCTGACCACAAACCAGAACGGACTGGCCACGATCTCCCTCAACACTGCTAATCTTCCAAAAGCTGATCTCAATCTGGTG GTGAGTGTGACTCCAGTGGATGGTTATGGTTACAAATCCCCATACTTCACTACAGATACGAGGGTTGTTCAACTGACTATAGTGACACTCGAGCAGCCGCTCAAATGTGGTGCTGTGTTTCCAGTGACCGTGAAGTATTCTTTTTTTGGAGAGACTGGCGACTACAGCGCTGATATCGTCTATATG GTCCTCTCCAGAGGAGTGATTGTCCTTCATGGATTTCAGAGAGTCAGAGCAAGCGCTTCTAATACTGTCACGAGTGGCTCGGTGTCGTTCCAACTGTCTGTCAGTGTCGCTATGGCTCCAGCAGTGCAGATTCTGGTCTACTGCGTTCTGCCCAGTGAGAATGTAGTTGCAGCTACGGTGTCTTTTGAGACGGAAAGATGTTTCCAAAACCAG GTGTCTCTACGGTTCTCTCCTGCTACAGCTTTTACTGCTGAGGGAAATGTTCTGACGGTCTCTGCTCAAGCAGGATCTCTGTGTGGCCTTAGTGCTGTAGATCAGAGCGTCCGGATCTTGGAGCCAGGAAGACGCCTGA GGGATATAATGGGTCGTGCACTGAAGAATCTAGATGAGTTGTTACAGATGCCTTCTGGCTGTGGAGAACAGAATATGATCATTCTTGCTCCCAATATTTACGTCCTGCTGTACCTGAAG GACACAGTGGTGGCTCTTCATGCCCTGTCCGTGTATGCTGCTCAAGTGTTTAGTTTGGACAGCTCCAGCACCGTTACTGTACAGTCCTCTGTGGTAGGAGGAGACTCTTATAGTTTAACCGTGAATCGGGACAACAGGCTGCTGTATCAGGAGAAACCGCTGAAGAACTTTCCTGGCAAATATAGTGTTAAAGCCTCAGGATCCGTGCAG ATTGCATGTTTCTACAACATCCCAACACCCGTTAAAGTCACCAGGACACTGAGTGTTGAAGCGGCGGTTAAGGGAGACTGCCAACGGCTGGGAGCCAATCTCAAGTTGAACTTCATAGTGAA ATACAACGGTGTAAAAGCAAGCACTAACATGGTTATCGTGGACATTAAGCTCCTGTCAGGCTTCACCGCAGATACGTCACCG CTTGGATCTCCACCCCAGTCGTTTGCTCCGCTAGTGGAGCGTGTTGACGCAGATGATGATCATGTCCTAGTGTATCTGAAAGAG GTTCCCCAAGGAGTCCCCATGAGCTACACTCTTCGGCTGAACCAGGTTCTTGCAGTGAAAAATCTCAAGCCAGCAGTCATCAACATTTATGACTACTATCAGCCAA GTGACGCGTTTGAGACCACCTACACGTCACCCTGTCCATGA
- the LOC137065794 gene encoding alpha-2-macroglobulin-like, producing the protein MVKVTPASSTNFTLTEHPDPYSSCLCANGRKTFKWVLSAPVLGTVNVTVNASAEPSRTRCGTEAVTVPSRGRVDVVTQSLLVLPEGVERTNTQSWLLCPKGLFALNDLSLFSQTLA; encoded by the exons ATG GTTAAAGTGACTCCAGCTTCATCCACAAACTTCACTCTTACAGAACATCCTGATCCGTACTCATCCTGTCTTTGTGCCAATGGGAGAAAGACCTTCAAATGGGTTCTCTCAGCTCCTGTTCTCG GAACGGTCAATGTGACGGTCAACGCTTCAGCTGAGCCATCCCGCACTCGATGTGGCACTGAGGCCGTGACCGTGCCGTCAAGAGGACGCGTTGACGTTGTCACTCAAAGTCTACTTGTCCTG CCTGAAGGAGTTGAAAGGACAAACACACAGAGCTGGTTACTCTGTCCAAAGGGTTTGTTTGCACTCAATGATTTATCCCTGTTCAGCCAAACATTAGCCTAA